One part of the Desulfonema ishimotonii genome encodes these proteins:
- a CDS encoding MarR family winged helix-turn-helix transcriptional regulator, translated as MITDQVLLAIRQIIQAIDLHSRYLVKHHGLTGPQLVILKEISKKGDLSVSELAKAISLSQSTVTGILTRLEKRGFVMRHRSEADKRKVIVRLTDKCEKFLAQAPPPLQDKFLVAFKDLESWEQMMILSALQRVVSLMNAEALDVAPILATGPIESYDPFQNS; from the coding sequence ATTCGGCAGATTATCCAGGCCATCGACCTTCATTCCCGTTATCTGGTAAAACACCACGGCCTGACAGGCCCCCAGCTGGTGATCCTCAAGGAAATTTCCAAAAAGGGGGATTTGTCTGTGAGTGAGCTGGCAAAGGCCATCAGCCTGAGTCAGTCTACCGTTACAGGAATTCTGACCCGGCTCGAAAAACGGGGCTTTGTCATGCGCCACAGAAGCGAAGCTGACAAGCGCAAGGTCATTGTCCGGCTTACGGATAAATGCGAAAAATTCCTTGCCCAGGCCCCGCCGCCCTTACAGGACAAGTTTCTCGTTGCATTCAAAGACCTTGAAAGCTGGGAGCAGATGATGATTCTGAGCGCTTTGCAGCGGGTTGTCTCGCTGATGAATGCGGAGGCGCTGGATGTGGCCCCTATCCTGGCGACCGGCCCGATTGAATCGTATGATCCGTTTCAGAATTCCTGA